GGCCCCAGCACCTTCTCAGGTAGCACAGCCTTCTTGAGCAAGTAGTGAGTTTCAACAGCATCTTTGATGCTCTAcgtttttggtttgttgttttactcagagcagaaaaatgtgtgaTTCTCTTCAGGTCACCACAGGACAGCCTAGGTGCTTCCCAGAGGCCTGGTTTAGAGCTTTTACCAGTCACTTGAGCCCACTTATGCAGAAGGCCATAACATGGTTCCTTCTTCCTAGCAAGAAACCCTGCCTGGCATGGGGCTGCTGCCTCTCACACAGCCCTTACCTCCTGCACATGCCTGGGAGAGTTAGGGGGGCTGCCAGCCACGCTCCAACAGTGCCATTTAAAGCTTGAATAAGCCAAAGAATGTCTTGGATTCCTCAAAACTAACCAGAGAGATTTTGGAGACATTGACATATAGACTGTCCCTCTCCCTGAGCTTGAATAAAGCCCCCAGATAGCTTTTCCGGGCCCACATTTTCTGATTTGCACAGTAATTGATGTATTTGTCCTCCATCAGCACGTGGCTGCCTGGCGAGGTCGGATTTGTCTTGTAGACGACGTGGTTCAACAtctggctgctgcaggtgctTCCCCGGAAGAGCACGTTGGAGTACACGAAGTACAGGCCAGTCTCATTGATCACGAGGCCCTGGTTGCGGTACTGAATGCCATTAGTGAAAGCGTGGCCGGAGATGGGTTCCCACTCCAAAGGGAGGTCCCGCTGTGTGGGGTTTCCTGGAAGCCAAAAGGAGAGAGGCATTGCAGTAAGTACAAGCATTAAGATGTCTTAAGTTACACCCCATGTCACAACAAGTCACCTGCTTTCTATGTCCTTTTTGTGTGTACGGCATGAAAAGTCTGTTCCAACCTTGGGGAGGTGGGAGCTCTCACCTGCCATGTGCTCaactggtgctgagctgcttctgaaagctttctgcCCAACACACTCCACAGACAAAAAGCCCAACCCAAAAACTAGAGCTCTCATTGAAGAGCCTGAATAAGGGGGAGATTTTAGCTGTGGGGGTAACTTCCAGCTGCGGGGGTAACTTCCAGCTGCCAGAGCACACACATTAccaaaggaaactgaaaaagccTGTATGAGGCAGTTCCTTACAACAATAGCCAGGCTGCCCTCTCACCCCAGACACACGTTCCCCATCCTCTGCTCCCACATCTTGCTGGGCCCTCAGCACATACCTGTTAAGTGTGCCGCTTTCCTCACTTCCTTTTTCGCTGCCTGTCTCTCCTGCCCTGCATGAAGATAGAGAAAGCATTAGCTATATGCTCGATGGAAAGGCCAGCCCAGAGAGCAGAAGGGAGGTGCCCATGAAGGTGAAAGGGTGCAGATTCACGGTAGCACAAGGCACCTAGGCACCATGGCTTAATGTAAAGAGGCAGAGAGGTGCTCAGACAAATACTGCAGGGAAATAGGGAGagttaaaaaaagatgaagtaaaGGATTCAGACATGACcaaaagcaaggggaaaaacaaaagagcaagGAGAgaattttcatcttaaaatggCTTCATCAGTGGGCTCAAGCAGAAGCCTCTCACTCAGGGTTTAGGACAGGAACAACACTGCCCCTTTATCTAGCATCTTTTTCCATACAAAGGTGACTGGTCATGTGCTGTCATAGAGGAGCCTATTTTACTGCCCCCCCTCCAGTCCAGCACTGCCAAGAAGTCCCCAAGGCAGTAGAAATCTGGCTGCTGAGTACCAAACCTCCTTACAACTGGACAAAAGACATTTGAGACGTCCTACAAACGGTCCTGCTGGCCCCACAGAGAGGCAGAACTCTGTCCTCAGAGAGGCAGAACACAGGTAGCAAAATTCTGCCTTCCCTGGAGGGCTTGGGTGCCCCTGGAGACATGGGCCAGTCACAGTGACTGGACTCCATCCCGCTCCATCTTGCCCTTCCTCTCAGCATCTTCTTCAAAGCATCAAGTTCtcaaactttaaaaacatactttctCAAGCCAATTAaatttccctcctctctctcccttctcttttacATTATTTCAGTGGCTTTATCCATCTCCCTTAAGAAATTAAGGGTTACTAATTATGACTTGTGTTCAATTACTGCTAAAGCAGCCTGTGGTCAGAGCACTAAGCATCCAGTTAAAACAacagcttcccttcccttaaAAAATAGATTACAAAGTTTGTTGAAAATAGAATTTCCAGGAGACTgctttttccagattttttttttctatttccaaatttgattttattctgtatCAGAACacacctgaaaataaatgaagtttccTACTAACCAAAAccctgaaaggaaagaagaaaaaccttttcAAATCTGTCAAAAAACGTtagaagagctgaaaaattCTGATTTGGCCTTCTTTAAAAGGATATCTCATCACTAAGAATATTAATGTggaaagtaaaagtaaaaataatagtttgaaaaagcaaaaaagcaaaatatcaatttaaaaattgttccATTTAGACCgaaactgttttcttccctaaatTTAGGGAAATTTCTAGGTTCTTTGGAAAGTTtcaatttcactgaaatgacattttgtaagagaaaaaacaccatATAATGAGGTTCTTCTCAACTACTTTTGGTTGCAGTAAGACTGCATACCAaaaaaatttaggaaaaaataagttgcCTTCTCAAGGGTGCGAGTGAATCCCCCACCCCCAAAGAAAACGAAACCCTATATGTCATCCCAAAATCTTAACAAGCGAggagacaaagcagaaatgtgtGGTGCCCATCTTGGTTCTCTGTTCTCCTCGTTCCATGCACATTGTTGCTGAGCGTTAAGACAGCCAGAACtaattttcacagcagaatCCCCCCTGTACCAGTGCCCCACTAGGGCCTGGGAAGCCCAAAGGCAGAGGCAGACTGCCCCAGGACACATGGCTGACACCACCAACACTCCAGCAGGCAGGGCACAGGACTCCTTCTCCATACCCCAGAGATAAAGCTCTCCTTTAGCCAAGGAAGTGAAGGGAGCACTTTCAGAGCATCAGAGCtgcaagaggaggaaagaatTTGACAGGAGCATTCACACATGCAGGCAAGGAAGAGTTCCTCTACCTACATCAACTCACCTATGAGCTTCTCCAGA
This Cygnus olor isolate bCygOlo1 chromosome 8, bCygOlo1.pri.v2, whole genome shotgun sequence DNA region includes the following protein-coding sequences:
- the FASLG gene encoding tumor necrosis factor ligand superfamily member 6; the protein is MQAYKSRAGSSPRAQSGPAPAVFGCHMEDHAKHVQPIPLPAMQQNLNYMYPQIFWVDGCANTSTSCPPAPPIAPFPPPVPDRRRKPKSNRERSSIGFLVISLLILMALTGVGLSMFQIFHLEKQLAELRESASTEHIPPALEKLIGQERQAAKKEVRKAAHLTGNPTQRDLPLEWEPISGHAFTNGIQYRNQGLVINETGLYFVYSNVLFRGSTCSSQMLNHVVYKTNPTSPGSHVLMEDKYINYCANQKMWARKSYLGALFKLRERDSLYVNVSKISLVSFEESKTFFGLFKL